From Equus quagga isolate Etosha38 unplaced genomic scaffold, UCLA_HA_Equagga_1.0 262_RagTag, whole genome shotgun sequence, one genomic window encodes:
- the LOC124233848 gene encoding transmembrane protein 91-like, protein MDSSSLGELHKPLLAGVGCEPAVQRPGEPELGPPFRETALAESLRGWQFLLPPLPSVSASLGEPGPPDLEDVSSSDSDSDWDGGSLLPPLLPHDHLGLAVFSMLCCFWPVGIAAFCLAQKTNKAWAEGDVQGAGAASRRAFLLGVLAVGLGVCTYAAALVTLAAYLASRDPP, encoded by the exons ATGGACAGCTCCAGTCTCGGAGAGCTCCACAAGCCTCTGCTGGCAGGTGTGGGCTGCGAGCCTGCTGTCCAGAGGCCTGGCGAGCCTGAGCTGGGGCCCCCATTTCGAGAGACAGCCTTGGCGGAGTCACTGAGGGGTTGGCAGTTCCTACTACCACCTCTTCCCTCTGTGAGCGCCAGCCTGGGGGAGCCAGGGCCCCCCGACCTTGAG GATGTGTCATCCAGTGACAGTGACTCAGACTGGGATGGGGGCAGCCTTCTCCCCCCACTCCTACCCCACGACCACCTGGGCTTGGCTGTCTTCTCCATGCTGTGCTGCTTCTGGCCTGTGGGCATCGCCGCCTTCTGCCTGGCCCAGAAG ACCAACAAGGCTTGGGCCGAGGGGGACGTCCAGGGGGCAGGGGCCGCCTCCCGCCGCGCCTTCCTGCTGGGGGTCCTGGCCGTTGGGCTGGGCGTGTGTACTTACGCGGCCGCCCTGGTGACCCTGGCCGCCTACCTCGCCTCCCGAGACCCGCCCTAG
- the LOC124233845 gene encoding exosome complex component RRP46-like, with translation MRTQYAANTQARAFGRKRWSLLHVGSGVMEGVMRSDAKICGESGTESSPRGLGCSLRHFACEQNLLSRPDGSASFLQGDTSVLAGVYGPAEVKVSKEIFNKATLEVILRPKIGLPGVAEKSRERLIRNTCEAVVLGTLHPRTSITVVLQVISDAGSLLACCLNAACMALVDGGVPMRALFCGVTCALDSDGTLMLDPTAKQEKEARAVLTFALDSVERKLLMSTTKGLYSDAELQQCLAAAQAASQHVFRFYRESLQRRYSKS, from the exons ATGCGCACTCAATACGCAGCCAACACGCAAGCGCGCGCTTTCGGGCGGAAGCGGTGGTCGCTGCTACACGTGGGATCCGGAGTCATGGAGGGTGTGATGCGGTCTGACGCCAAGATTTGCGGTGAGTCTGGAACAGAATCCAGCCCTCGGGGCCTCGGCTGCAGCCTCCGGCACTTTGCTTGCGAACAGAACCTACTGTCCCGGCCGGATGGTTCTGCTTCTTTCCTGCAAG GGGACACCTCCGTCCTGGCAGGCGTGTACGGGCCGGCTGAGGTGAAGGTCAGCAAAGAGATCTTCAACAAGGCCACGCTGGAAGTGATCCTGAGGCCGAAGATCGGGCTGCCTG GCGTAGCGGAGAAGAGCCGGGAGCGGCTGATTAGGAACACGTGTGAAGCGGTGGTGCTGGGGACGCTGCACCCCCGCACCTCCATCACCGTGGTACTGCAGGTCATCAGCGATGCTGGCTCT CTCCTGGCCTGTTGCCTGAATGCCGCCTGCATGGCATTGGTAGACGGAGGTGTGCCCATGCGGGCCCTTTTCTGTGGGGTCACCTGTGCCCTGGACTCTGATGGGACCCTCATGCTGGACCCCACGGCCAAGCAGGAAAAG GAGGCCCGAGCAGTCCTGACCTTTGCGCTTGACAGCGTGGAACGGAAGCTGCTGATGTCCACCACCAAGGGGCTCTACTCCGATGCTGAG ctccAGCAGTGCCTGGCTGCAGCCCAGGCCGCCTCGCAACATGTCTTCCGCTTCTACCGGGAATCGCTACAGAGGCGTTACTCCAAGAGCTGA